The Terriglobus sp. TAA 43 sequence CCGCGCCCAGCAGTGCTTCCAAGATCAGAAAAGCGAGCGACCATAGCGCCGCCTTACGTGCCGGATGTTGCTTTGGCGTAGCCAGGAAAGTCCACCCAGCCAACACAAAGAACATGGTTCCCGATATGCCGGTCAGTGACCGGTGCATGAACTCAATGATCGTGGCCAGCCGCTGGAAGTGCGGGAGCACCTCGCCATTGCACAGCGGCCAGTGAGCGCCACAGCCCGCGCCGGAAGAGGTGGCGCGAACCACCGCACCCTGCAAAACCACCACAACAAAGAGCGCAAGCGTGGCCCACGCCCACAGGCGCACTCCTTTCAGAGAACGTGTCTGGCTGGGCGTGGCAACGGCGGTATTCATATTTCGTTTCCCTAACTAACTTCAGGTTATCCGGCTGCGAGCTCTTTCGCGCGTTGCGTCGCACGCTTCACTGCCTTGATCAGAGTGACGCGAAGACCGCCTTCTTCCAGTTCAAGAATGCCGTCCACCGTGCAGCCTGCCGGAGTGGTGACCGCGTCCTTCAACAGTGCAGGGTGATAGCCGGTTTCAAGCACCATCCGCGCGGAACCAAAAGTCGTCTGCGCCGCAAGCTGTGTTGCAATATCCCGTGGCAGACCGACATTCACACCAGCCTCGGCCAGCGCCTCAATGATGATGTAAATGAACGCTGGACCAGAACCCGAAAGCCCCGTAACAGCATCCATGTGCTTCTCATCCACCACCACGGTGCGACCCACAGTGCCGAAGATGCGCTGCGCAATGCCGAGCTGATCCTCCGACACAAAGCGTCCGCGGCATAGCGCCGTAATGCCGGCACCCAACATCGCCGGAGTATTCGGCATGGAACGCACCACGGGCATCTCGATGCTAGCGGCATCTTCAATCGCCGAGGTCTTCACCGACGCTGCGAACGACACGAGCATCTTCTGCGGCGTGAGTACCGGTCGAATCTGCTCAATCAGCGCGGGCACCTGGATTGGCTTCACGCCAAGCAGAATCACGTCTGCCTGCTTCGCCGCCTCCACGTTGTCCGTGGTCACTTCCACGCTGTACTGCGCAGAAAGCGCATGGGCGCGCTCCGGGTGGGCAACGGTCGCAATGATCTGTTCGGCATGCAATAGGTTGTTCTTCAGGAAGGCCTGCAGAAGAATGCCGCCCATTTTGCCGGTTCCCAGGATTGCCACCTTGATACCGGGCATCGCTGCGGGGGGCAGTGTGTTTTCGTATTCCAGTTCTGTGCTCATGCTCTTCTTATCGCCGCTCTTGGATAGTGTCTAAGAAATTTCTGTTCTCTTAAGAGTAACGCCAGCCGGTAAATGCCGGCTGGCGTTTGTGTGCGGTGATCGTTGCCGGGTTATTTCTGATCTGCAAAAGAGCTTTCCGGATACCATTCCGGTCTCGGCCCATTGGCGACGCGGGTCGTCAGCTGTCCAAGCACCACGGTGAACTGTGCAGCAGCAGCCTTATCAACAGGTTGTTGCAGATCATCGCTCGGCTTGTGGTAGCGAGTCTTCACCCAATCCATGAAAATCTTCTGCTCAGGCGAATCGGGCGTCCAGCCAAACTTGAATGCCAGCGCCGGAATGCCCTGCTTCACGAAATTCACCTGGTCCGAGCGGACAAAGCGGTTCTCGTCCGGCTGCTTGTCGAACTGAACTTCAACGTCGTTCAACTGGAACGCGGCACGGGCATCGTTACCCAGGGTGCTTTCGCCAAGGCCCTGTACTTCAATGAAGCGGAGGGGGAACAGGGGCAGATACATGTCCATGTTCAGATCAGCGACAACATCCTTCTTGGGGACGGTGGGCTTACTCGCGAAGTACGCAGAACCAAGTTCGCCCAGCTCCTCACCCGCTAGCGTAATGAACAAGATTGATCGCTTCGGATGCGGATACTTCGCCATCAGCTTCGCACATTCAATCACTGAAGCTGAGCCGGAAGCGTTGTCCATCGCGCCGTTGTACAGGCTATCGCCATTGACAGGACGACCAATGCCAAGGTGGTCCAGATGCGCGCTGACAACAACATATTCCTTCTTTAGCTTGGCGTCAGAACCTTCCAGCAGGCCAATCACGTTGGACATGTGAACCGCCGCAGCCTTGCTGATCGTCGTCTTCGCTTCAAGCGTGCCGGGCAATGCGAAATGCGGCAACGTCTCGCCAGCGTTGGCCAGCTTGCGAAGTTCTTCATAGCTATGACCGCTGCCTCCGAAGAGCTTGTCACCGGCGTTGTAGGCAATGGTGGCGCTCACCTGCAACCCCTTCATGCTGTTCAGAGCGGGATCTTCAAACAGAAGGCGTGCGCCACCCGCGCGGGCGGGGCCATTGGCATTGTTCTGCGGCGGAGCAAGTGCCAGCGAGATCATGCCCACTGCACCGGCTGCGGCAAGCTGTTTCCACCGCTGATCGTTGCTGCGAGCATAGGCACGCTGAGGCCCCTGCAGGTTGATCGGAGGCGCATTAAAGAAGACAACAACCTTGCCCTTTACATCTGTTCCAGCAAAATCGTCGATGTGCTTCTTCGGAATGCGAAGGCCGTAGCCAATGAAGACCATTGGCGAGTTCGAAACTGAGGTGTTCTCCATGCCGGGAGCCAGCGTCGCATCGGAGCCGATAGGGAAGTCAATGGTCTTGCCGCTGGCGTTGATGCGGAAGAACGAGGCAGCTGTGTCAATCGACGTGGGCACAAGCGCAAATGACTGCTGATAGCCGTTGGTGCCCGCAGGTTTTAAGCCAATAGCTTTGAACTGTTCTTCGACATACGCCACTGCCTTTTCATACCCCGGAGTTCCGGCGCGACGGCCTTCCAGCTTGTCATCCGCCAGGTACGAAACGTGCGCCCACCAGGCATTCGCAGGGCCGGACCAGTCCTTGCGCTCATTCAGCAGTGGAATCTGCGCAGAAGCTGCAAGCGAGGCGAACGAAAAGCAGAGCAGCGTAGCGGCGAGTCGCGATAGACGACGCATGGGCAGAGAACTCCTGCGGAAATTGGGTATTAGTGGCTCCATAGTAACTCGCTCAAGGGATTTTCGTTGAAGCCGATGAGGAAGGTAACCGATGCAATTTCAGCAGGAGACGAGACTGCCCCAATGGCGGAACCCGCAGTGTTTGTGTTTACCGTGATGTTTGTTCTGCCTCTCGCCGGGGCCGCGAAGGTGTTCTTCAGTTCGCGCGACTCCCACGAACATCTTGTGCATGACAAAATGGCGCGCCAAACACTGACGGGGATGCCGCTCCGAGAGACATTGCAACGTATGGGCATTCCTGCCCTGGCAGATGGCAATGTAGAAAGGCCCGGCGATGCCGGGCCTTCTACAACCTGTTAACTTTGTTGCTTATCGTTTGCCGAAGACC is a genomic window containing:
- the proC gene encoding pyrroline-5-carboxylate reductase, whose translation is MSTELEYENTLPPAAMPGIKVAILGTGKMGGILLQAFLKNNLLHAEQIIATVAHPERAHALSAQYSVEVTTDNVEAAKQADVILLGVKPIQVPALIEQIRPVLTPQKMLVSFAASVKTSAIEDAASIEMPVVRSMPNTPAMLGAGITALCRGRFVSEDQLGIAQRIFGTVGRTVVVDEKHMDAVTGLSGSGPAFIYIIIEALAEAGVNVGLPRDIATQLAAQTTFGSARMVLETGYHPALLKDAVTTPAGCTVDGILELEEGGLRVTLIKAVKRATQRAKELAAG
- a CDS encoding M28 family peptidase, with the translated sequence MRRLSRLAATLLCFSFASLAASAQIPLLNERKDWSGPANAWWAHVSYLADDKLEGRRAGTPGYEKAVAYVEEQFKAIGLKPAGTNGYQQSFALVPTSIDTAASFFRINASGKTIDFPIGSDATLAPGMENTSVSNSPMVFIGYGLRIPKKHIDDFAGTDVKGKVVVFFNAPPINLQGPQRAYARSNDQRWKQLAAAGAVGMISLALAPPQNNANGPARAGGARLLFEDPALNSMKGLQVSATIAYNAGDKLFGGSGHSYEELRKLANAGETLPHFALPGTLEAKTTISKAAAVHMSNVIGLLEGSDAKLKKEYVVVSAHLDHLGIGRPVNGDSLYNGAMDNASGSASVIECAKLMAKYPHPKRSILFITLAGEELGELGSAYFASKPTVPKKDVVADLNMDMYLPLFPLRFIEVQGLGESTLGNDARAAFQLNDVEVQFDKQPDENRFVRSDQVNFVKQGIPALAFKFGWTPDSPEQKIFMDWVKTRYHKPSDDLQQPVDKAAAAQFTVVLGQLTTRVANGPRPEWYPESSFADQK